The window AGCAAGCTCTTCGATGAGTTGCCCCTTTTCGATTGGGCTGAAAATTAAATTGTTCATACGTGTTTTATTTTGATGATGCTCAAATGTCACGTATATGCACAAAAAAGGGACCCTTAGGGTGACCCTAAAAATTCAAAAAGTAACTAATTTGCCTTATTTTGGCATTTTTGGTATCTTAATAATCTTTATCCACAATTTCATTTATTCTCTTTTCTTTAATCTGGTCCAGTAGTTTTGATGTTAAAAGATTTTCTGAGGCCTGAGATATTGGAATAATAAATTTTTTTTGTTGATGCCAAAAACCGTTACGATGTAATTCTGTATCAATGTTATTAATTCTTTTTAATGATTCTCTAATTGTTGATGGGTCTTTTCCAAGGGCACCGCCAAGAAATTTTATTTGATCGTCACCAGTAGTTATTTTTAGATCTAAAAATTTCTGTAAGCTATCTATTTTTTTATTGGTAATTGAGTCCGTAAGGATACTACTCCGAAAAAGAGTTTCAAAAGTAAAAAGGAGCTTGAATACAGTATCAGAACTTTGTTTTATTGAACTGAGCTCTTTTTTTTCTTCTTTCGTCAAACTTAATAAGTCTGAATTATTATTGATGGATTGCTCCTCTTCAAGATCACTAATTGAAGTTGGAAACAAAGTCCTATCAATAAAATGATTAGAAAAGTTTTTGGTTTTTTCTTCATCGACTAAATCTAGGTTTATGAAGGCTTTGTAATTATCAGGAGAAGATATGAAATCAAAGAATAATTGAGTATCTCTTAAATTATCTAATTGATCTTTGCCATACAGAAAAATAAGTCCCACTGTAAATAATGCTGATGCTGTAAGTATTGCAATAAGATTTAAAGGATCAGGATTTAGATAAATATTAATGATAAAATATAAGAATGCTAAAGCTAAAATAGCGTAAAAGATTGAGTAGATTATTTTTTCCTTTAAGATGTAAAAACGCTCTAAATCATTTAATTTTTTTCCGTTCCTATTATATATATGAAGTCCAAGTCTGTAACCTGATATTCTATCGTTTCTGTTAGAATTGTCAAAGTATTTAAACCACTCCAATAGTTGGAATCTAAAAGTCGACATGTTAGGATTAATATTTTTCATAGTTTTTAGGGGTAATTAATTCCAAGCTTTATTCATTTCATTTTTCTTTCTGTCTTCATCTACTTCGATGTACCTCTTAAAAGACTTATAGTCTGAGTGACCTGTAACCTTCATTACTACCTCTGCGGCCATGCCAAATGCTAGGGATAAGGTGACAAAAGTTTTTCTACCTGTATGAGCACTGATCATTTCGTGTTTTGGGACTATTTTCACTTCTCTTTTTGCTCCCCGAAAGCGAATGATTTCTACAGGATCGTTGATCTCAGCTAATTTGCATAGCTCTTTGATATATTTGTTAAATTTCTGATTGGAGATCATTGGAAGTGGATTCAAATGTTCTGCATACTTTTCAAGAATTGCTCGAGAATATTGGTTTAAAGGCACTATTGAGGGTTCCTTTGTTTTTGTTATAACAAGTTTAATTTCATCCTCTTTAATATGATGTCTTTGCAGCTGTTCTAGATCTGAATATCTATAGCCAGTTGCACAGCTGAAGACGAATATGTCCCTAATCTGGTCTAGCCTTTTATTATTTGATAAATCGTGAGTAATCAGTTTTTCGAATTCTTTTGCTGTAAGCGCTATCACCTCAAGCTTTTCTTTTTTTATGGTGAATTCCTTGAATCCGTCATTGACTTCTATTCCTTTTCTTTTAGCATAGTTTATGAATGTTTTTAATGTGCTCAGCTGTTTGGCGATAGAGATATTATTTAAAAAGGTAACATGGCCTGTTTTGGGGTTCTTCTTTTCCCATTGAATTAAATAATTCTGAAAATCTTGAAAAAATTGATAATTCATTTCCTGGAATCTAATGGGCGTTCTTCGAAAATCTTGGAAGTTCTTGAGGTGTTTTTTGAGTGATTTATATACAACCATACTTCCTTTCACTCTTGAAGGTGCATTTTCAGTTATGTATTGATCTATGAAATCATATACAAGAGTAGTAGGCTCAACTTTTTTTGTAACCTCTTTTTTGGATTCTTTAACTTTGGAAACAAGCATCTCTAGATCATATACTATAGCTTTTGCCCTAAAATCAATTTCTATTTGTCTGATTTTTGATTTCAGTTCATTCAGAATGTCTTGATACATGATCAAGGTTATTTTTCTGGGAATTAGGTCTCCAAATTTTTTTTCTAGTATCGCTTTCTGTTTAATTGTAAGGTCTATGATTTCTTGTTTATCATGTGACCAAAGTTCTGGAATCAGTTTTATGCCAGTAGAAACCTTGACTTTCTGTCCCCTTAAATGAATAATTAGAACTAAAGGTTGTTCCCCCTTTTTGTTAATCAGATCCTTACGGAGCATAAAACTCAATGTCGCCTGCATTTTTTCTTTTGTTTAATTTTCAAACATAATAATTATAAATTAAAGGGACTAATAGAGGGGTGAAAAAGTTGAGCAATATTGATTATTACTGTACAAAAATGAATAATAGCATCATTTAAAAAGCGTATTGAATGTATTTTAATTGCAGTTTTACTCTAATTTGACCAATAGGTTACATTCCCTCCTCCTCTGCAAAACAAAACCCTAACAGACTGTAAAACAGGACGTTAGGGTTTTTTTCGTTTAGGGTCATTACGGAACAAATACTATTTTAGAGAGGTCAATATGTCTGGAACGGGGGCAGCATTCTTTGGAATATCCAACATTCTGTCAAAAGTGGCTTTGAAACGGGTCGTTCCAATTATAACAAGTACTAACTCCCTTTCAGTTTTTCTCTTTTTGCCGACAGCTTTGCAATTTGTTCGATTCTTGATATTCTAGTTTTCTCAGTTTTTGCAAGTTTAATATATCTCAATACAAACCTTTTACTGGAATCATTTATGTTATAAAAAAACTCAGAGGCTCCTTCATATTTCTCCAATGCTTTTTGCAGGTCTTCTGGAATGACCAAATTGTCAACATCCTCCATAAAATCCCATAAGCCAGTCTGCTTAGAAAGGGCTATAGATTGAAATCCAGCTTGATGCATTTTTCCTTCCTTAATTAACTTACTTGCACGATCTTTATAAGTCTTTGCCCAATGTGTTACTTTACGAGGTGAGATCAACTGCATTGTTTTGATATCATCTAATTTTCTTCGTATACCATCTATCCACCCAAAGCAAATTAATTCATCTAATACAGCAGAGGTAGAGAGGTATTTATCTTGTTCAACTTTCTTGTAAGTAACCAACCAAACACTTTCCTCTTGTGAATGGTGATTTTCCAACCAGGCTCTCAATTCAAGACTGGATTTTACCTCTACTTTAGCAAAATTTTCTGTTTCGATCATTCAGGGAATTATTTCAATTTTTCTAACTTAACAGTTATCAAACATCCTTAAAGGCAGCACTGTTTAACTCCATTCGAAATTTTGTTTCAGTATTTGGCTTAAATTAATCTCTTTCTTTTTGACGAAAATCAGGAAAACCGCTAGGAGTCCATTTTATTGACCTGGCTCTTGTGGCACGATTTGGATCTGAGAGTTCATGACCTTGAATTTCCTTATAATCTCTTGCGTGATAAATCATGATAACAGTTTCATTATCTTCGGCTAAAGTGAAAGAGTTATGACCTGGGCCGTATCTTTCCAATTCTTCATTTGTATAAAATACAGGACCAGGTGATTTATTCCAATTCGATATATTCATAATATCACTGTTTTCATCTATCCAAAGTAAACCTAAACAGTAGTTTTCATTTGTTGCACTTGCAGAATATGTTACAAAAATTTTTCCGTTTCGCTTGATTACTGCGGGGCCTTCATTTACATTATATTTTACTCTTTCCCATCCAAATTCAGGCTCTGTAAGCACTATTTCTGGTCCTGTTAGTGTAGTAGGGTTTTTCATTTCAGACATGACAAGTGCAGTTCCATGTTCTCCGCCTTTGACATTTTGTGCCCATATCATATACCGTTTACCATTGTGTTCGAAGGCAGTTGCGTCTAATGAAAATGAATCAATCTTAGATTTTATTTGACCTTCTTCTTTCCAGTTTGCTTGTGTAGGATCATCTGATGAGCTCGATAAAGCCCACATTCTAATGTTCCAGATGTCTTCGGCTTCACCTGCTGCAAAATATATATACCATTTGCCATCGAATTTGTGAAGCTCTGGAGCCCAAATGTGATGACCCATTACTCCTTTTTCGTGCTTTACCCAGATTACTTTTTCTTCAGCTTCCTTCAGTCCATTGATGGTTTGGGCTTTTCGAATTACAATTTTGTCATATTCTGGCACTGTTGCTATCAAGTAATATGTGCCATCCGAATCTTTATATACCCAAGGATCTGCTCGTTGTTCTGCGATAGGGTTGTCAAAAGTATATTCTTGAGAAAATGCTTGAATATTTAATCCAATGATCAATAGAGTTACTAGACTAAAGTGAATAAGGTTTTTCATTGTAATGTTTCTTTGATATTAGGGAATGTTTTTAAATGTGACTGGATAAAATTAGTGTATTTTTGACATTTAAAAAATGGCATGGAAAAATTTACTGACGTGAAGCTATTCAACTTGATTTAAAGTTGCTTTTTTTAATACTGAATCAAATAAAATCACAGGGGAAAATTTTTGAGAAATCAGTGAGTGAATTTTTGCTTTTATTTTGGATTCGCTTCATGAATGAAACCGATTTCAGTAATGTGTTTACAAAGTTTTAATTTAAGAGATTTCAGGCTATCTAGCTCAAGGATTTGAACTGTTATATGGTTTAACAAAAAAATTGTCCGTATAATCTTAAATTTAACCTCTTCTTTTGGAATCAATTATTCTTCCCTTACTTACAAAAATATTTATCTTATATTGAAATTGAGACCAATTGATTTAAAATAAAATGAAATCGGTTGCATTTTTAATTTATTTTCACCAAGTTTATCGCACTGTTTCCTGAAAGATCAAAAGTTAGATTAAATCTTTCAGTTAGTAGCCTATTCTAAATGACCCAAAATGATCATATTTCGTCATTTCTTTCTAACTATTTTTATCCTAGCATTAGGGCTAGGAAAAGAATGTTTTGGTGGAATAAAACTCCCCGTCTTGATTAGTGATGGCATGGTATTGCAAAGAGATATTCCTCTTTCTATTTGGGGATGGGGTGATGCAAATGAATTGATCAAAATAGAATTTAATGGAATTAGTGTAGCCCAAAAGATTAAATCAGATGGATCCTGGGAATTGTCTTTACCTTCCATGAATGGGGGCGGTCCTTTTGTAATGAAAATCTCTAGTGCGGAAGATTTTTTAGTAATTAATGATATTTGGATAGGAGATGTTTGGCTTTGTTCTGGTCAATCAAACATGGAAACTACCATGGAGCGAGTAGAACCGATGTTTCCAAAAGAGTTTGTTAATGTGAAAAATCCAAAAATCAGGTATTTCGATGTGCTTGATGATTATTCATTTACAGAAGTAAAATCGGATTTGAAAGGAGGAAAGTGGCTTGAATTGAATGAAGAGACTATCAGGTCATATGCTGCTGTTCCTTATTTTTTTGCAAAAAACATCAATGAAAAATATGATGTTCCTATCGGAATGATCAATGCAAGTGTAGGAGGTTCACCAATTCAATCTTGGCTTCGGGAGGAAGATTTGAAGCAGTTTCCAAAGGATTATCAAGAAGCATTGTATTTTCAAAAACCGGGTTTTATTGAAGAAATTGAAAAATCTGATCAAAAAAAAATTAATGATTGGAGACAGGAATTAAGATCAAAGGATATTGGACTTGCCAACCCTGAAATTCCATGGTTTTCAAATAATTATCAATCAGAAAATTGGGACGAGATGAAAGATCTCGATTTTTTCCCAACGGAAAAAGATCAACCGATAAATGGAGTTTACTGGCTTAGAAAAGAAATTTATTTAGATTTTGATCCGGTCGATCAGGGAGCTGCAAAGTTACTTTTGGGAACGCTTGTGGATAGTGACGAAGCTTTTATCAATGGAGTATCTGTTGGCAGCACTGGCTACAGATATCCTCCAAGAAGATACTCAGTCCCAACGGGAGTTTTGAAAAAAGGGGAAAATGTTCTTACAGTAAGGATTGTAAGTGAAAGAGGTCGAGGAGGATTTGTTTCAGAGAAGCCATATCAACTACAAATTGGTAATCAGATTTTTGATATCAGTAAAAACTGGGAATATAAGTTGGGTGCTAAAATGCCACAAGCACCAAGTCAGACAACCATTCGTTTCAAGCCAATGGGGCTTTATAATGCTATGATTTCTCCTCTGCAAAAATTCAAGATTAAAGGAATACTTTGGTATCAAGGAGAGTCAAATGTAGGTGCTGCCGAAATTTATGAAAAACAATTTTCATCCTTGATCAAAGGTTGGAGAGAGGAGTGGAATACACCTAATCTTCCTTTCCTGTATGTTCAATTATCTAATTTTATGGAGGTTACATCGGAAACTCAAGAGAGTGGTTGGGCAGATATGCGTGAAATACAAAGAAAATCATTAAAAATACCTCAAACTGGTATGGCGATTACTATAGATGTAGGAGAAGCAAATGATATTCATCCCTTAGATAAGAAAAGTGTTGGAGACCGATTGGCATTGCAAGCATTAAAATTGGCTTATGATGAAAAAATGGGGCCGTTTTCTGGACCGTTGTTTGAAAAAGCAAAAATTAGAAAGGGAAAGGTCAAATTGATTTTTAAAGAAACTGGTCAAGGTTTGTCAACCTCAGATGGAGAATCTTTATCAGGATTTGCCATTTCTGATGAAAATGGCAATTTTAATTGGGTGAATGCAGAAATTTTAGATCACTCTATAATTTTAGATATTCAAGAATATACTGTACCGTTCAAGATAAGGTATGCTTGGGCAAATAACCCAGAATGGGCCAATTTGATCAATTCAAGTGGATTACCCGCTTCGCCTTTTGAAGTTGAATTATTTTGATCCTAACAGAAAAATGACTTTTTATTTGGTAACTGCTTTTTAGCTTTTCAATTGATTTTTTTTAGCCTAAGGTGAGTTCAAACTGATGATTTCCAGACACTTGAAAATGATTGTCTGCAATAAGCCTAAAATGTGTTTTTACTACAATTGATTTTGCGGATAATTGTCATCAACTATGCTACGGCACACAAATTTCAACAGCAGTAAAAATTTAAGGTTTAGTTTGTTTAAGTGACTACAGGTATAAAATCGGGTATGAAAATACTTGAAGCTGAAAAATCTATAAACATCAAATATGAATCTGTTTTATTTTCTATTTACTTTAAAAAAATGATCATTAAAATCAGATTAAAAAGGATGTTTCAAAAGCAATTTTCATCTAATTATTTTCTTTTTTGAATCTGAATTTATCATAAACAGTAGGTAATTCTGGAATTTAGTTAATTCTATTCAAGAATATTTTCAATAATCGATCTTCTATATCTTAATTGATTTGATATTATCAAATATTATAGAATTTTTAAAAATTTATTTCCTTGTTTTTGTATCGTAAATAACTGAAAGTCAATATGTTGACTTAAGCGAAATGCTATTTTTTTTAGTAAATATTCAAAATCCTAACTGATTCAGCCTCAGGAACCTTTTTGGTCAATTTTTGCGGTTTTGTAAAACGCAATGAATATTTTAAGTAATTGAAAATCAGTATTTTAAATATTTTTTAAAAAATTCTTTTTATCATTCTCACTTTATATATTTGATTAAGTTAATTTCATAAAAAACCCAAAGTAAAATGCCAGTTCAATTTATTTCATCCTTCTTTTGTAAAGCACCTTTTTCAACAGGTTTTTCTTCCAGATTTGGAATCGAATTGTTGGAAAGCTTTTGTTTGTTTCATCCACATTTGCTCTTTAATAAAAATTACTCTCCCTTAGGTTCCTGATAGGATGAAGTAGAATTTGATCTTTTCTTTTAGAGTTTCGGAAAGATAAAAGATCAGACATTGACCTCAAATTTACATCTAAAAAGGGAATTTGATAATAGCAATTATATAATATATACATAACCCAAAACCTAAAGCAATGATGACTAAAAAATCAAATACTAGTTAGTAATAAGTTTCGGAAGAATTTCTTCTGATTTGGCGAATATTCATTTTGCTAATGAATCGTCAACAATCAATCTTTCAAACCTTAAAATATTATTTATCAAAATTTTATATGGATATACATTTACTAAGGCGATTCTTTTTCTTATTAAGAAGCGTGACGTATGTTCTGGTAGCTCAGCTGATATTTAGCTCTGTCTTACCATTACATGCTAGAGATTCAAAAGGAATGGGCGCTGATGAATTCTTAGATTCATCTTCAACAGGCTCGAACTATGTGCATGGTGAACTTAGACAAGAAGCTAAGTTAGAAGTCACTCAAGAAAAAAGTGATTCAAAAATCTCAAATGAAAAGCTTGAGAAATCATCTGTTAAAGCTGTCTCAGGTTCTCAATCAATAATTGAGGAATTAGCTGAGGAGAATAAGTTTTTATTTAACAAAAATGGAAGTAAAAACCTTTCATCTGATTCCAATAGTAATGTAAGTTCCGAAGCATCACTAGCTCAAATTACAGGTGTAGTGACGGATGGAAGAGATGGGTTACCCATTCCTGGAGTAACAGTACTGGTCAAAGGAACCACAAGAGGCGTAGCTACAGATTTAGATGGTAAATATTCTTTAGATGTTCAGCCTGGTGAAGTTTTGATTTTTAGCTTCATTGGATTCAAATCTTCAGAGGTTTTAGTCAGTGAAAATAAAACTGTTTATAACGTCGTACTCAATGAAGATCAGACTTCTTTAGAAGAAGTTGTCATCATTGGATATGGTGAGCAGCGAAAAGAGACGCTTATTGGAGCAGTTTCACAAACCAATAGTGCTACATTACAAAGAACTGGTGGGGTTTCTAGTTTAGGAGCTGCATTGACTGGTAACTTGCCTGGATTGATTACAACCGCAAGTTCGGGTATGCCAGGAGACGAAACGCCACAGATTTTCATTAGAGGGCAAAACAGCTGGAATGGTAATTCTCCATTTATTCTTGTGGATGGTGTAGAAAGACCAGAATTTTTCAATCAAATGGATATTGGGTCAGTGGAGTCAATTTCAGTCTTGAAAGATGCCTCGGCTACAGCAGTATTTGGTTCTAGAGGAGCCAATGGAGTAATCATAGTAACCACCAAAAGAGGTAAAGAAGGTAAAGCAGAAATTGTAGCAAGAGTGAATGCTACTGTGAAAGCTCCTTCAAAATTGCCAGGAAAAATGGATGCTTATGATGCTATTGGAATTAGAAATCAAGCGATCGAAAGAGAACTTTCTGTTAGTCCGCAAGCATGGTCTCAAATGATACCACAAGGAATCAGAGAAAAATACAGAAATCCAGCAAATCTCGCAGAAGCAGAAAGATATCCAAATATCGATTGGCAAGATTATCTCTTCAAAGATTATGCAATGGCTTATAATGCCAATGTATCTATAAGCGGAGGTACGAAGCTCACAAAATATTTTGCCTCTTTTGATTTTCAAAATGAAGGTGATTTGTTTAAGCAAATTGAAAATGATAGAGGTTACCAACCTGGATATAATTACAACAGACTAAATTTTAGAAATAACTTAGATTTCCAATTAACCTCAACTACACAACTCAAAATTAATTTGGGTGGTATCTATGGTGTTAGAAAGACACCATGGCAAGGAGGAAATGATGCTAATTTTTGGCGAGCAGCCTACAGAAATCCACCTGATGCATTTGTTCCAAGATATTCCAATGGTCTATGGGGATATTATCCATTAGATGATTATGGAGCGATCAACTCAGCAAGAGTGTTAGCAATTGGTGGGGTAGAAAATATCACTACAACCAGTTTATCTACTAATTTGGTGCTTGAGCAGGATCTGAAAATGATCACTGAAGGCTTGACTTTCAGAGCGACTATGGCAGTGGATAATACATTCACAGAAGTGGGAAGAGGTGTAAATGACCTTTTTAATGATACCGAACAAATGTGGATAGACCCTGTAACTGGAAGACAAAATTTCAAAAATAATTTTGATAACAGCAATTTTGACTTTTTTCAGCCTATAGCATGGACAACGCAAGGAGGAAATGTTCAAGGTGCTCAAAGAAGAATGTTCTATCAAGGTCAATTGAATTATGTCAAAACAATCAATGATGACCACAATATCAATTTGATGGGCTTGTTCAGTAGACAAGAGGATGCTATTGGTAACATAATCCCTAGCTACAGGGAGGATTGGGTGTTCAGAACAGTATATGATTACAAGAGAAAGTATCTTGTAGAATATAATGGTGCTTACAACGGCTCTGAAAAATTTGGTGTTGATTACAGATTTGCATTTTTCTCGTCCGGGGGTTTAGGATGGGTTGTTTCAGAAGAAAACTTCATGAAGCAAATCTCAGCGATAGATTTCTTGAAAGTAGCTGCATCATATGGTCAAGTAGGTGATGATAATATAGGAAGTAGATTCTTATATATGAATCAATGGGCATTTGGAGGCAACTCTCGACTCAATACGATCGGATGGAGAGATGGGTACAGTCCATATACTTGGTATAGAGAGCAAGTAATTGGAAACCCAAGTGTAAGATGGGAAACAGTTTATAAATACAATTTGAAAACTGAGTTCAGTCTTTTTGACGGTATGCTAGATGGTAGTTTTGATATATTCAAAGATGATCGAGTTGACATTCTAATGGCCGGAGATCGATCAATTCCAAGTTATTTTGGCGCCAATGCACCAGCTGCTAACCTAGGAAGAGTAACTACCACTGGTTACGAAGTTGAGCTAGGATTCAATAGAGTTTTAAGAAATGGAATAAGAGTTTGGGCAGATCTTGCCGTAACAAGAGCAATCGATGTAGTGATCAATAGAGATGATCCTGAGTTTTTGGTTGATTATCAAAAGCAAGCAGGTTATCAATTAGGTCAATATAGATCTCTTTTAGATATGGGATATTATAACTCTTGGGATGAATTGTATGCAAGTACTCCATACAATACGAATAATGCTAGCAAGTTGCCTGGAGGGTATCTTATTGCAGATTTCAATGGAGATGGGATTATTGATGCATTTGATAGCGCACCATACGGTTTTTCTGGTGTTCCTCAAAATACCTACAATGCCAATATTGGTATGGAGTGGAAGGGAGTATCATTCTTTGTGCAGCTCTACGGAGTGAATAATGTAACCAGAGATGTTCCATTCACTAACCTTGATGGCCAGAGAAATCTCGTCTATGAAGAAGGTACTTATTGGTCCAAGGACAATCCTGAAGCAGGTACTCCTTTACCTGTTTGGTTGACGCCAGTATCATATTACTATGGAACGAGGTACTTGTATGATGGGTCATATCTCAGAATCAAAAATGCTGAATTGGCATATACCCTAAAGCCTGAGCAAGCAAACAAAATAGGCTTAGGTGGTATGAGAGTCTTTCTTAATGGAAACAACCTTTTGGTATGGAGTAAAATGCCAGATGACAGAGAGTCAAACTTTGGTGTAGGAGCTTCTTTTGAAGGTGGATACCCAATGGTAAGACGTATTAACTTAGGACTAACAATGACATTTTAAATTTACCTAAAATGAAAAAGTATAATCAAAAAATAATAAAACTTGCTCGGATTTTATCAATCTGTTTGGTTTTTGTAATAGGCTCATCATGTGAAGATTATTTGGAAAGGACACCAGAATCTGTAGTCTCTGAAGAAATAGCTTTTTTGAATTTTGAAAATTTCCAGGGATTCACTGAAGAGTTATACCAGGCTTATCCAAACTTTACTACAAGTTATTGGACTGCATCTTGGAACTGGGGTGAAGATGAGATGGTCTCTGCCGCGGGTAATTTTCACGTGACATTTGCCTTTGACAGAGGTAACTTCTGGGCATGGCAAGTAGAGCATGCTGGATATGGTGGACAAGTTAGCTGGATGGATAAGTGGTCTGCCAATACCGATGACAACCCACGCACCAAAGGTCTATGGCCACTGGCATGGTATGGAATTCGTAAAGCTAACTTAGGATTAGCAAATCTTGATAGAATGACTGAGGCAACAAATGAAGAAAGAGCCTTGATTGAAGGTCAATTGCTTTTCTTTAGAGGATGGTTTCATTTTATGTTGATTCAGTATGTGGGTGGTTTACCTTACATAGATAGAGTCCTTCCAGGAGATCAAGTACTTAGAGAACCTAGACTTT is drawn from Belliella baltica DSM 15883 and contains these coding sequences:
- a CDS encoding site-specific integrase; amino-acid sequence: MQATLSFMLRKDLINKKGEQPLVLIIHLRGQKVKVSTGIKLIPELWSHDKQEIIDLTIKQKAILEKKFGDLIPRKITLIMYQDILNELKSKIRQIEIDFRAKAIVYDLEMLVSKVKESKKEVTKKVEPTTLVYDFIDQYITENAPSRVKGSMVVYKSLKKHLKNFQDFRRTPIRFQEMNYQFFQDFQNYLIQWEKKNPKTGHVTFLNNISIAKQLSTLKTFINYAKRKGIEVNDGFKEFTIKKEKLEVIALTAKEFEKLITHDLSNNKRLDQIRDIFVFSCATGYRYSDLEQLQRHHIKEDEIKLVITKTKEPSIVPLNQYSRAILEKYAEHLNPLPMISNQKFNKYIKELCKLAEINDPVEIIRFRGAKREVKIVPKHEMISAHTGRKTFVTLSLAFGMAAEVVMKVTGHSDYKSFKRYIEVDEDRKKNEMNKAWN
- a CDS encoding YdeI/OmpD-associated family protein → MIETENFAKVEVKSSLELRAWLENHHSQEESVWLVTYKKVEQDKYLSTSAVLDELICFGWIDGIRRKLDDIKTMQLISPRKVTHWAKTYKDRASKLIKEGKMHQAGFQSIALSKQTGLWDFMEDVDNLVIPEDLQKALEKYEGASEFFYNINDSSKRFVLRYIKLAKTEKTRISRIEQIAKLSAKREKLKGS
- a CDS encoding glycoside hydrolase family 43 protein; protein product: MKNLIHFSLVTLLIIGLNIQAFSQEYTFDNPIAEQRADPWVYKDSDGTYYLIATVPEYDKIVIRKAQTINGLKEAEEKVIWVKHEKGVMGHHIWAPELHKFDGKWYIYFAAGEAEDIWNIRMWALSSSSDDPTQANWKEEGQIKSKIDSFSLDATAFEHNGKRYMIWAQNVKGGEHGTALVMSEMKNPTTLTGPEIVLTEPEFGWERVKYNVNEGPAVIKRNGKIFVTYSASATNENYCLGLLWIDENSDIMNISNWNKSPGPVFYTNEELERYGPGHNSFTLAEDNETVIMIYHARDYKEIQGHELSDPNRATRARSIKWTPSGFPDFRQKERD
- a CDS encoding sialate O-acetylesterase, yielding MIIFRHFFLTIFILALGLGKECFGGIKLPVLISDGMVLQRDIPLSIWGWGDANELIKIEFNGISVAQKIKSDGSWELSLPSMNGGGPFVMKISSAEDFLVINDIWIGDVWLCSGQSNMETTMERVEPMFPKEFVNVKNPKIRYFDVLDDYSFTEVKSDLKGGKWLELNEETIRSYAAVPYFFAKNINEKYDVPIGMINASVGGSPIQSWLREEDLKQFPKDYQEALYFQKPGFIEEIEKSDQKKINDWRQELRSKDIGLANPEIPWFSNNYQSENWDEMKDLDFFPTEKDQPINGVYWLRKEIYLDFDPVDQGAAKLLLGTLVDSDEAFINGVSVGSTGYRYPPRRYSVPTGVLKKGENVLTVRIVSERGRGGFVSEKPYQLQIGNQIFDISKNWEYKLGAKMPQAPSQTTIRFKPMGLYNAMISPLQKFKIKGILWYQGESNVGAAEIYEKQFSSLIKGWREEWNTPNLPFLYVQLSNFMEVTSETQESGWADMREIQRKSLKIPQTGMAITIDVGEANDIHPLDKKSVGDRLALQALKLAYDEKMGPFSGPLFEKAKIRKGKVKLIFKETGQGLSTSDGESLSGFAISDENGNFNWVNAEILDHSIILDIQEYTVPFKIRYAWANNPEWANLINSSGLPASPFEVELF
- a CDS encoding SusC/RagA family TonB-linked outer membrane protein, which produces MDIHLLRRFFFLLRSVTYVLVAQLIFSSVLPLHARDSKGMGADEFLDSSSTGSNYVHGELRQEAKLEVTQEKSDSKISNEKLEKSSVKAVSGSQSIIEELAEENKFLFNKNGSKNLSSDSNSNVSSEASLAQITGVVTDGRDGLPIPGVTVLVKGTTRGVATDLDGKYSLDVQPGEVLIFSFIGFKSSEVLVSENKTVYNVVLNEDQTSLEEVVIIGYGEQRKETLIGAVSQTNSATLQRTGGVSSLGAALTGNLPGLITTASSGMPGDETPQIFIRGQNSWNGNSPFILVDGVERPEFFNQMDIGSVESISVLKDASATAVFGSRGANGVIIVTTKRGKEGKAEIVARVNATVKAPSKLPGKMDAYDAIGIRNQAIERELSVSPQAWSQMIPQGIREKYRNPANLAEAERYPNIDWQDYLFKDYAMAYNANVSISGGTKLTKYFASFDFQNEGDLFKQIENDRGYQPGYNYNRLNFRNNLDFQLTSTTQLKINLGGIYGVRKTPWQGGNDANFWRAAYRNPPDAFVPRYSNGLWGYYPLDDYGAINSARVLAIGGVENITTTSLSTNLVLEQDLKMITEGLTFRATMAVDNTFTEVGRGVNDLFNDTEQMWIDPVTGRQNFKNNFDNSNFDFFQPIAWTTQGGNVQGAQRRMFYQGQLNYVKTINDDHNINLMGLFSRQEDAIGNIIPSYREDWVFRTVYDYKRKYLVEYNGAYNGSEKFGVDYRFAFFSSGGLGWVVSEENFMKQISAIDFLKVAASYGQVGDDNIGSRFLYMNQWAFGGNSRLNTIGWRDGYSPYTWYREQVIGNPSVRWETVYKYNLKTEFSLFDGMLDGSFDIFKDDRVDILMAGDRSIPSYFGANAPAANLGRVTTTGYEVELGFNRVLRNGIRVWADLAVTRAIDVVINRDDPEFLVDYQKQAGYQLGQYRSLLDMGYYNSWDELYASTPYNTNNASKLPGGYLIADFNGDGIIDAFDSAPYGFSGVPQNTYNANIGMEWKGVSFFVQLYGVNNVTRDVPFTNLDGQRNLVYEEGTYWSKDNPEAGTPLPVWLTPVSYYYGTRYLYDGSYLRIKNAELAYTLKPEQANKIGLGGMRVFLNGNNLLVWSKMPDDRESNFGVGASFEGGYPMVRRINLGLTMTF